The Streptomyces sp. NL15-2K genome contains a region encoding:
- a CDS encoding transposase family protein: MGEEVLRLLAARAPRLDRALKKIAKKGGVVVLLDGTLIRTRRRTGTDNRKNYSGKHKAHGLLFLALTDEKGNLIWISSARPGRSSEITTARHDKLTEHLREAGLGALADLGFVGLDDHPVIITSRKATRNHKLTDAEKEANRLLSRERAAVEHGFANLKTWRILTKVRMNTRHATTLLRALLVLANTEIQR, encoded by the coding sequence CTGGGTGAGGAAGTCCTGCGTCTGCTGGCCGCCCGCGCCCCGCGCCTGGACCGCGCCCTGAAGAAGATCGCAAAGAAGGGCGGGGTCGTCGTCCTGCTGGACGGCACCCTGATCCGCACCCGCCGCCGCACCGGGACGGACAACCGCAAGAACTACAGCGGGAAACATAAGGCCCATGGCCTGCTGTTTCTCGCGCTGACCGACGAGAAGGGCAACCTGATCTGGATCTCCTCAGCCCGGCCCGGCCGGTCCAGCGAGATCACCACCGCCCGCCACGACAAGCTCACCGAGCATCTGCGCGAGGCCGGTCTCGGCGCCCTGGCCGACCTCGGCTTCGTCGGCCTGGACGACCACCCCGTGATCATCACCAGCCGCAAAGCCACCCGGAACCACAAGCTCACCGACGCGGAGAAGGAGGCGAACCGTCTGCTCAGCCGCGAACGCGCCGCCGTCGAGCACGGCTTCGCCAATCTGAAGACCTGGCGCATCCTCACCAAGGTCCGCATGAACACCCGCCACGCGACCACCCTCCTGCGGGCCCTCCTCGTCCTCGCGAACACCGAGATCCAGAGGTGA